From Melitaea cinxia chromosome 16, ilMelCinx1.1, whole genome shotgun sequence, a single genomic window includes:
- the LOC123660932 gene encoding uncharacterized protein LOC123660932 has product MYTIKILYISVKDKIPICKPELNSTKIARMELPVLDKFCFIFNLKTGCIIMGTVNSILTFLMAVILIAFAVDIKQMSDSKKDDIDGMSTVVYTIVVLIVILLLIKFLSHSVFVWAVYKERAGVIKKYCIFWIVFLVLFIIGFLKTMVHMSAGHVIAQILFLAENFYYIIVIRSYLMSINEDGVL; this is encoded by the exons atgtACACAATTAAAATCTTGTATATTAGTGTTAAGGATAAAATACCTATATGCAAACCTGAGCTGAACTCAACTAAAATA GCCAGGATGGAGCTCCCTGTGCTGGACAAGTTCTGCTTTATATTCAACTTGAAGACGGGATGCATCATCATGGGAACTGTTAATTCG ATCCTTACATTTTTGATGGCAGTTATCTTGATAGCGTTCGCGGTGGATATTAAGCAAATGTCTGATTCCAAGAAAGACGACATTGATGGAATGTCGACTGTGGTCTACACCATCGTTGTGCTCATCGTAATTCTGCTGCTTATCAAGTTCCTATCCCACTCGGTCTTCGTGTGGGCCGTGTACAAG GAGAGAGCTGGTGTTATAAAGAAGTACTGCATCTTCTGGATCGTGTTCCTCGTGCTCTTCATCATTGGTTTTTTGAAGACGATGGTCCACATGAGCGCTGGGCACGTTATCGCTCAAATATTATTCCTAG cGGAGAACTTCTACTACATAATCGTCATTCGAAGCTACTTGATGTCGATCAATGAAGATGGTGTATTGTAA
- the LOC123660844 gene encoding uncharacterized protein LOC123660844, with the protein MCRTTMSLPMLRHCCGCLSLEKGCFILGVFSTLACIAAIIAGSWSLPRHREREQEDNLISMTLVMFSTLSGISNVVVLVGVGMRRPSCLQLTLLFNSVFILCIFLVAVVTCLFSPELAPFMSKPGNIALVVVMIILGAGYSVYYLIVVNSVCRKMKMSYSETALPM; encoded by the exons ATGTGTAg AACAACGATGTCGTTACCAATGTTAAGACACTGTTGTGGCTGCCTGTCCTTGGAAAAAGGATGTTTCATACTTGGCGTTTTTTCTACA ttAGCCTGCATAGCAGCTATCATAGCTGGATCCTGGAGCCTACCGCGACACAGGGAGAGGGAGCAGGAAGATAACCTGATATCGATGACGCTAGTCATGTTCTCAACTCTGTCGGGTATCAGTAACGTCGTTGTGTTGGTTGGTGTTGGAATG AGGCGACCAAGCTGCTTGCAACTTACCTTGCTGTTTAACTCCGTGTTCATCTTGTGCATCTTTTTGGTCGCGGTGGTCACGTGTCTGTTCAGTCCTGAACTCGCGCCGTTCATGTCTAAGCCAGGGAATATTGCTTTGGTTGTGGTCATGATCATTCTTGGTGCTG gaTATTCCGTTTATTATCTGATAGTAGTAAATAGCGTTTGCAGGAAGATGAAGATGAGTTACAGTGAAACAGCTCTGCCTATGTGA